In the Ornithodoros turicata isolate Travis chromosome 5, ASM3712646v1, whole genome shotgun sequence genome, CgttgcaatcaacgggtttcgtgTCGTTGTATCGCCCGCTACAACTTTCACGTTGACATCTTGGCTCTAATCCTTATAATTAAAACACGGACTGATAAATTTCACTAAATTAgttaattacaaaacaaaaaatagttTGAGTCCGTCTTTCTGGTGTGCGATGAAGCATTTCTTTttaaactttggctcatttttcgtgaagcaccctgtatactacTCGTCGCAATTATGAACGTCATCTGAGTCTTCTATCTATCCAAATTCGGCCAAGCTCGACTACTCCCTCCTTCTTGAGGTCGATTTCTAGGACGCGATCTTTGCAGGcaagaaacaatcaaaatgaACTTACCCCAAGTTACTTTGATACAGTTACctaaaaaggaacgagttcctcaagaagtaactggagctcaaaagcaccGCAAAAAAAGTAGCTTCAGTAACGAGCTACCCCAAACACTGTAAACTATGGCACTCGTTGAAAGAGCCAGACAACGGCAGGCCCAGCCTTGTCTTGAGGGGAAGCTTCCCATAATGCGTCTTCTCAATTGGCCGAATTTACCTTGCTACCGTGTCTAAGATGATCGAAACTgggaggttttccctggattctCCTCAGCTGTCGGTAAGGTTCCCTATGAAGTTGGCCCTTCCGCAGCACCGGAAGCGGAAGATCTCGTGGGATTTTCGCATGGAGTGCTTTCATTACCTTGATACGCTTGAATAATACGCTTTCGCTGTAATTAATACGCAGAGCTTCCAAGTGCATAGACCAATAGGAGCCAAATATCCGGTTTAAAAAACAACACTTAAAACTTAATCAACTCAAGTGTATCGCTGTAAAATGGAccctgaaatattttttttcttactctAAATTAACAAATTACAAAATAACACGTGTATTGTTAATGAAAGAATGGCAAGAAAACATGCGTGACAAGGACGCAATAAGAAAAACTCTGAGACCGTTAACCTATCACACACAAACAAGACAACTGATACTGTTTCTCTTGCTGCGGATAAATTTATAGTCTGCCTCTTAAAACAGTGTTTCAGATCATCAAATCTACTCCTAATGATTATTTATCATGTTTGCGCGGGCTCTCGCTACGGTTCCTAGTCTCGTGGGATACTGTAATTTACTATATACAACAACAATATATTGTTGCATCGTTTCATAGCCAGCTAGTGGCAGTGTGCCATGTGCGTGTGTCATTTTTCAACACCATGTATAGTTCACTGAGTGATGTTTGACTGGTAAAAGCAAAAGAATGGAGATGATTCTCATCTTGCCTCTCGCCCCTTTCCTATTTAGGTCATTTTCCGTCTCGCCGAAAAGCTCCCATCTGGTCGAAAGGGGTTGACCTTCCTCCTCACAGACAATCCGGCGGACTGGGCAGATTGAGATGTGACCCCGAAATAATTTAGAATATAATTCACTTTTTGCAGCTGGAATTTTTCTGTGCAGCTTTGAAACACATGTGCGTATAGCTATGGAGAACACACATGTAAATTGTATTGGCTATTGTGCAATTTGCTTGCAGAGGAGGCCATCCAGCCATAGGCCGGTGTTGATATGCATAGCTGATGATACTTTTGGCGTCCCTCACAGGAACCTACGTGTGCCTCTCAAACCAGAGCACACTGCCGAACATATTCGAGTTTCCTTGTGGACAGTTTGAGCGGGTTTCAAATGCATCTTTCGTGGGCTGAATATATAAAATGGCATGTACTTAGTCCTTCTTGGTGGGCTCCGGGAAGCACATGGTACTAAGTGCAGGCAATGCGTAACGCTTGTTTATGGCGTCGCTGTCCTCTTGGGAAAGTTGGCCGCACTTCTCAAGCTGATAAGACCTCGCCTTGTTCTGCGTCGTGGATATTTCAACAACTTGGAGCGGCATTTGGATTAGGACAAAAAAAGCTTACCCTACTCCTGTACGCGTAAATGTAAAAGTTGCCGAACagaaggaggaaagaaaaggcATATGTGACGAAGGCATATTGCATCCACCGGGTGAACTTGCAACCGCTCAGGATTCCATTCAGTCCGAAGCCCAAGCCGGCCGAAAATTGCACCTAGAAACGGGGAGAGAAACGCCTTTGAACCGGGAAAGAAGAAAGATGAACGGACATACCAGTTGAATGAGTGTCAGGTACTTCTTCCACCAGAGGTAACGCTGTATCTTCGGACCGAGGGCGGTGAGACCGTAATAGGAGTACATCAGCACATGGACTAGGCAGTTGATACTCGGACCGGGGGCAGCTAAAAAATGTATGTGACACCTTGAAGCAAGGATCGATACAAGGAGGGCTTTACAAAGTACCCGATCCTCCAGCCACCCATTTGACGCCGATCCACCAGAAAAAGAACATGGTTGAGTGATGATAGATGTGCAAGTAGGTGAGTTGATTGTCCTTTTTCCGTAGGACAAAAAACACCGTGTCCAGCATCTCGATGAGTTTACTCATGTAGTACCACCATAAGGCCCTCGCGATCTGTGCAGAGATTTTTCTTGGCAAGAGCGCTATATGGATGGTCTCAGTTGTCTTACCCGCACTTCATATTCGTTGTCACTGTAGTCAACCAATTGGCAGAGCCAGCTGTACCGTCGTTTAGTGATGCAATAAAGTATCTGCAAGAATAAAGGATTTCTCAATGGTCCATCCTCCGAGGTGCATGCATCACCTCAAGAGCGATGTACAGGTTAAGTGAGGCCACGGAGAAATTGTAGATGATAAGCACAGGTCGGAGCTGGAATGGCTGTCTCTTGGACATGACACGGGGACCCCAGAACACAATAGCGAGGTATACTGCAATAATGGCTAGTACTGGGAGCGGAGACTGGGCCAGGAACCATTTCTCCGTTCGACGATCTGCAATAATGCACGGAATGCAATCAACTATTGCACCGTATTGGTGGCTATTCACCTGCGAAGGAAAGGCACCACAGGTAGCCTTCATATATCCTCATCAATGGTGGGACCGCCATGTCACTACATATGGACAAAAATACGTTCAGTAACGCGCTTTCAAAATGTCCACCAATCTGTGACTTCCTACGGCATCCCGAAAAGCAAGTGTCTCACCTTGAGCAGTCAGACGGTGCACTGCCCGATCGGGCCGCCCGTGACCTCATTTTGGGGGGGCCTCCGCAGAAAAGGAAAGTGAAGAAGCGAGAAGAGAGAGTTTTTGAAAGGTTTATGGTCGTACATGGCGTACAGCTTTTTAAGGCAACGGCGGTTCAATGACCGGCGATGTAGAGCGTGGCGATCAATAGCAGTCAGGGTAGAGGCCAAGGCATGCCGCTAAAGTCGACGGGTCCACCGAGTCCGGCGTCGGCTTCTAGGAGACTCATAATTACAGCCATGGCAGCCTCATCGTTCCCATCTGTTCCTCCGATGTCCCGTTGTTGGACGAGGGAAGCCATCAGTTCTGTGTTGGACGAAAATGTCTCGGGAAATAATACCCCAGAATCCAAATACATACCCGCCTCCGGAGATTCACTCTGAGAAGAGAAAAACTTTTATTTCCGAGCTATTCACAACAAGTATATAGATGACCCACCTCCTCTGAAGCTGCCTTTGACAAGTCCCTGAAACACACACATAAGTGTACATGCGGCATTAGAGTGGCAGAAGACGTACCTCGTAAGCATTCTTTTCGTCTCGTTTGAACTGTCTGCTACAGCGACCTCTGGTGATCTGGGGAACATATATTCATTTTACTTGTCCTTAGTTTTACCTAGAGTTGCTTACAGTAGTAGTGTGTTGACAGCGACCAGACATTCCACTTCTTTGGTCCAAGGATTTTTGAAGGCTCTCCAACAACTCTGAAGACAGGCGAAGGACCCTGCTTTGGTTCGAAAGCGATAGGGCTCCGTGCAGACAGCTTCCGACGTCTGCGTCACTGTCCGTTCATGATTATAATGAGGCCCATTCACGTCAGCCGCCTGCTTTACCTGCCGCCTTGTGACATTCGGAGAGTAACTCTACATCTTCTTGGCTGTAATAATCGTAACAGGCTGTTCCCATCAGTTCTTGCGGGAGGTATCCCAGGAGTAGTGTTGccctgcacacacacacacaaaaaaagctaCATTGTTTGCACTGCTCTTTGGTAGTGCACCCACTTTTTGTCTACAAAAAGAAACTTTCCGTCGAGCGCGTGTCGAGAGACAAATTGGAGAGGTTCGGTGCACAACGGGCCATGGACCCGACCGACAGCTACTAAGCAACTCAGCTGATGATTCTCGTTGTCCAGAGAGCATTTTGTCTTGAGGTATCCTGTGCAGTGAACGACCGAATAACGTCTGTCGGAGCTATGTGATTTCCTACGTCTTTGAGCACCCGTCGTAGTGTCAGCTTCCTCCGTCTTGACGGCGTTCTTGGTGCGAATGCGGCAAAAGAAAGAACGTCTTGCTCCTGGACACAGGCGACTCTGCGTTGCTGGGAAATCCCCTTTGAGGGGCTGCAGGGCTGAAAAGTTTTCATTTCCATATCCACATGGGCTGACTTAGTAAGCCTCTTACTTTTGGCGTCTATGAGTCTTTCCTTTGGTTCAGAGGATGATAGCTGTTCTTTTACTTGAGAGATGTCTTTCGGATGAAGTATATCGAACCAGCTGTGGCCCAAGAGGTCGCTCTGCGAGAGATGGAGCTTCACTAAAAGATCCGGTTAGTGGGTCGATGCGAATACCTGCGAATAGTGAAGCGTTTCTTGCACCGATTCCGACACAAATAATATTCGTCCACGGTCACAGCTCACCACAAATAGGAAGCCGTCAGCTGCCTGAGAGAAAAGAAGCGTTTCTGAAAGGCTTTCTTTCACATCCGAGAACTCACCTGCAATAGGATCTCTTTGAGGTCCTCATCTCGCAGCCAAGGCGGCTTATATCGGCCCTCCGTGTACGAGTTGATTGATCCTTAACAATACGTGCATGGAATACGTCAAGATACAGATGAACTCGTGATACTCACCTCTCATGGCACGAATGTGCTGCACCGCCATGCGTAGTACAGTCAATTTGTCCAACTTTCGGGACATGGCTTTACACATTGGCACCAAGGAAGCCATTTCGCCGATGTACAGGTTCATCTTGTCTCGGCGACGTTTCTCGATCTCGCTGTGATTTTGCCTGCATGTTGGCCTTGTTGTGCATGTACAAAACAATGTCCTACCCTTACTTTTTACTGTCTTCTGCCATGCTATCATGTGGCTGCGTCGAGAGATGACTCCATCGCACTCGCTTGCGTAACTCACCGCATACGATCGATCGCCAGGGTTATCGGACGCCGAAAAAATGTATAGAGTTGGCGCTTTAATTTGAGACAGAACCGAGAGTATTTCTTAAAAAAATGTCGCCAATGAAATAATTTGGGATAACCACATGATTGCGGACGCTTTCATGTGTCTCAAGAAAATGCCGCGATCGCCATTGGTCCGAAAGATCACGTGACGTGCTCGGGTCTCAGGAGGTCCGCCTTCATTGCGAGGATTCTCGTCCAAGCCACATGCAGGTGAGTATCCATTTGGGGAGGTTTTTATCTCTTAAATTTTAGGCTCAATTATTTCGTCTTTTCAGCCGCATGGAAATAATAACGTGTCGTTTCTTTAAAATCCTGGGCATTTCAAGATATTGTCGATCCTACAAATTTATTTAAAGAAAGCTTTCGTGACTCGGCGTCACCGAAGAAGGCTCTCATTATCCTGTCGATAACCGACGCAATGTACGGCCTCATCTTCGAGAACCTGAGCCAATACGTGTGTGCCGTATATGGTGCCAATCGTTGGGACGAAATTCGTCGAAGGTCCCACGTCGACCAATCCACCTTCAGCACGCACGAAGTGTACCCGGATAGCTACATACCCAAAATGGTATCCAAAGCGTGCAAGGTTAGTTGATATCTGGAGACTGCGTGCAATATTGGCAGATATATGCTTTCAGATATTGGATCTAAGCGAGAAAGAATTCCTGGAAGGCATGGGAGTCTATTTTGTGTCCTTCCTAGCACAATACGGGTACGACCGTGTCCTATCCGTACTAGGCCGTCACATGCGGGATTTCCTCAATGGACTGGACAATTTACACGAGTATCTCAAGTTTAGCTACCCTCGCATGAAAGCTCCCTCGTTCTTTTGTGAAGACGAGTCCTCAACGGGTCTCACACTCCACTATCGCAGTACACGCAGGGGATACCTGTGGTATACTGTCGGTGAGGACACTTGATGCTTGAGGTGATGCAAAAAGAAATACTATTTACTAGGCTTTTGTAGGACAAATCAAGGAAGTTGGTCATCATTTCTACCAGACGGACGTCAAAGTGGACGTCCTCAAGGAAGAATCCATCTTCAACACCTTACATGTGATCATGAGGCTCAACTTTGACAATGTCGCCTACAAACCACAGGCTCTGAGACGGGTATATACTTGATCGTTTTGCTCCAGCCTGCGTTAATAAATGAGCTTCATTTCAGTGGGACACGACCTTGCCTATATCCATGGAGTTTCTCACCCATATTGTTACGGGTCAACAACCCGTCAAGGTATCATTACTTTGAAGGTACTTTCAAAGACTAATCACTGCCTTTCAGGTAGAAGCGCTTCTTCCAGTGCGAGCCTACATCTTCCTCGAAATTTTCCCTTTCTGCCTGATTTTTGACGAGAAGCTCATCATTACCAACATAGGCAACAGCCTTCAGGCAGTCATGGCAACAGTAGTTGGAAAACGAATCCCAGAGGTGTTTGACCTGACAAAGCCTCTGGTCGAGTGCTCATGGAAAGCTGTGAGTCTTTCTTCTTTGACCCCGTCTGACCCCACGCACCGCACCAAGGGggtgtatcatatatgcatatgcaTTTAGACAAAGCCGTTACACTCCGGTGCAACTGAGTCCCGTGTCATAGccctttcggtttcggtttcgcgtccTTCTCCATCATACCCTTCTTGGGGATTTTGGAGGCGCTGGGAGTGTGACGGAATACTGAAGCACTTTACTCCATCAGTTTTTAAAGCGTcacaccctggaagaggctAAGATTTctacgtcaccgacctgaaaaggaatttcgcaggaaaatatttccgtgtatataatgcgcaggacctcttcagagaacttttttactgtataattcgcgcgttatacaccgaaaaATACGGCATATCTGCTCCAAATGAGTGGCTGGAGGGGACGCTTGGAATCCGGTGTTCTGTGGGTCGTCAcccacaaattaaaaaaaatcccTGACATACAGTATACGCGACCTCGTTTTCACGCCTGCTTTCACTTGTCGTGAGGTGCCACTGAAGGTCACGGTGTCTGCGTTTATCGTGGCATTACACGGACGACGGTGCACCGCGCAGTGGCTGCAGAGAACCCGCTCTGAATGTGGCTCCAATAAAATGGTCGCCTATATTTTTATGGGCCAAAGATCTTACACGCTTGCGGAATTGCCCTCACATATAAAAATCCTGGGCAGATACTTGAGAAAAGTTTCCGTGAGCTTTTGGGCTCCCGGACACAAGTACACCGAGCAAAAGCTCAGCCCCCGCCTGTTTTTAAAACGGAACATTTATTTTCTCCTGAcctaccttggtcagtctcgacgggtgcatattctacatgaactaacccactccccaacgtgtgaaatacgtaaaaggacTAACCTCGGTTAGCCTCGACAGGTGCCAAAAGTCAATTTTCCTCCCCAGCCAACTCAAAGAATGAGACTTTGATTGACCTGCCCTAATGgcttttattagtgcccaagcaGGTAATAAATAAAGTAGTCGCAAAAGAAGAGGCAAGTAAAGTGGTGACGCCCCCAGATCAGTGGTTTATCCACAACACGGTCATTACCGACATTTGTCTAAAGCGCAACGTCACTCTCTGCAGGGGCTACACAGGGGATAAATTATTGCCCGAGAGGGCTGCTTGGTAACAGCGTGGGAGGGACAGTTATATTTATGGTCGTCCCCCTAATTACACCCATGCTTTCAATGGGGTAATATTAGATGTTTGCCGCATGACTAAAGATGGATACGTgcgctctctctttctttccaaGTGTCCGAATAGTTGCGGTCAGGGATTCCCCCCGTAATTTCTGAGGTTGGCAAACATGTATCTATATAAGTACCCTCCCCCATTTCTGGGGAAATTAATGGTTGCGGTTCAGACTCCACCGagaacgccagcaacttggtggcaaggTATAAGCTGGAATAAGTGGGAAATTTCCCCCGACCCTGTATTCTTAATTTTCTCTCTGTCGTCCGAAAGCCGTCTTTTTGGTGCCCTCCAGGCgggcagtgttgccacacccgtCGGAGGAAAAGTATGGAGATTTCTGTAAAAATCTGTAGACGTCGGTAAAATatagagggtgtcccagctaaatgcgaacatatttcttaaaaatatatatacgtatcactttttccgagatatgaaatcaattgcaatatagcatatgctgaagggcactccttaggagggcactagcaaactcctaaggcattgtcctaattaactttcaatcattaactttttaattataagagctacgaagttgtcccaatgagaacatctggttccttcggtcacctgataccggagccgttttcacaACAAAAATTCATTCGATaagtcgtccgcaaaaaattcgtgaaggaacaccattgttttctttattttgttcattgcgcatcttccgagacgcgtctttcattctccccaatgtgagagggtgaaaagcacactgtcgcctcttgcgtcctggaaaaagattaaaagaaaacagaaaatgcgaCCCAACATAAGGACAGTTCccatagagtcacccgatacatttgcttttgctttgtttccgcaagttaaagctcatcttcaacGCATGAGgaggcactgtgctctttcaccctctcacattgggggtgaaggaaagacgcgtctccgaagatgcgcaatgaacaacaaaaaaaaaaaaaagaaaacaatggtgttccttcacgaattttttgcggacgacctatcgaacggatttttgttgttaaagcggctccggtatcaggtgaccgaaggaaccaaacgttctcattgggacaacatGCTATATTGCACTTGATTTCATCTagaaaaaaagtgatatatatatttcttaAAAATATGTTCGCGAGTTTGTGCGTTTCATCGTCTGACATTTTCTATTCCGCTTTTTGCATCGAAACAACGGGAATATGTAAAAGTTATTTAAGAGCTGCgctcccgggttcaaatcccggcgCCGGCTGTGGGAAGAACCGAGCAACAGCCCGGCAGGGAAATCGCTCTGATGTAGTTCGGGTGCTAGTCGGTGCCAATACGCCGGCGACTGCGCGAGATCTATTTCCTTCCAGTGGTGGCAGCAAGAAAAGCATCATCACCAGGCAAATCAATACATAAGCG is a window encoding:
- the LOC135395135 gene encoding basic helix-loop-helix ARNT-like protein 1 isoform X2, producing the protein MAEDSKKQNHSEIEKRRRDKMNLYIGEMASLVPMCKAMSRKLDKLTVLRMAVQHIRAMRGSINSYTEGRYKPPWLRDEDLKEILLQAADGFLFVVSCDRGRILFVSESVQETLHYSQSDLLGHSWFDILHPKDISQVKEQLSSSEPKERLIDAKTLQPLKGDFPATQSRLCPGARRSFFCRIRTKNAVKTEEADTTTGAQRRRKSHSSDRRYSVVHCTGYLKTKCSLDNENHQLSCLVAVGRVHGPLCTEPLQFVSRHALDGKFLFVDKKATLLLGYLPQELMGTACYDYYSQEDVELLSECHKAAVTQTSEAVCTEPYRFRTKAGSFACLQSCWRAFKNPWTKEVECLVAVNTLLLSPEVAVADSSNETKRMLTRDLSKAASEESESPEAELMASLVQQRDIGGTDGNDEAAMAVIMSLLEADAGLGGPVDFSGMPWPLP
- the LOC135395135 gene encoding basic helix-loop-helix ARNT-like protein 1 isoform X1, giving the protein MAEDSKKQNHSEIEKRRRDKMNLYIGEMASLVPMCKAMSRKLDKLTVLRMAVQHIRAMRGSINSYTEGRYKPPWLRDEDLKEILLQAADGFLFVVSCDRGRILFVSESVQETLHYSQSDLLGHSWFDILHPKDISQVKEQLSSSEPKERLIDAKTLQPLKGDFPATQSRLCPGARRSFFCRIRTKNAVKTEEADTTTGAQRRRKSHSSDRRYSVVHCTGYLKTKCSLDNENHQLSCLVAVGRVHGPLCTEPLQFVSRHALDGKFLFVDKKATLLLGYLPQELMGTACYDYYSQEDVELLSECHKAAVTQTSEAVCTEPYRFRTKAGSFACLQSCWRAFKNPWTKEVECLVAVNTLLLSPEVAVADSSNETKRMLTRDLSKAASEESESPEAGMYLDSGVLFPETFSSNTELMASLVQQRDIGGTDGNDEAAMAVIMSLLEADAGLGGPVDFSGMPWPLP
- the LOC135395136 gene encoding very long chain fatty acid elongase 4-like — encoded protein: MRSRAARSGSAPSDCSSDMAVPPLMRIYEGYLWCLSFADRRTEKWFLAQSPLPVLAIIAVYLAIVFWGPRVMSKRQPFQLRPVLIIYNFSVASLNLYIALEILYCITKRRYSWLCQLVDYSDNEYEVRIARALWWYYMSKLIEMLDTVFFVLRKKDNQLTYLHIYHHSTMFFFWWIGVKWVAGGSAAPGPSINCLVHVLMYSYYGLTALGPKIQRYLWWKKYLTLIQLVQFSAGLGFGLNGILSGCKFTRWMQYAFVTYAFSFLLLFGNFYIYAYRSRNKARSYQLEKCGQLSQEDSDAINKRYALPALSTMCFPEPTKKD